From Tachypleus tridentatus isolate NWPU-2018 chromosome 8, ASM421037v1, whole genome shotgun sequence, a single genomic window includes:
- the LOC143223497 gene encoding sestrin-1-like isoform X3 has product MCHVTVPSSLSSGPSSFIPMDEAIHPSTDNNETHDLFVDAFLHNNRLDHITQLMGFHPQYLDPFLRTQNYILKGDGPLPYDYRNYIAIMASARHRCTHLVRLQKQEFLLQGGSKSWLNGLDWVPQKLQNLNELNKILAHQPWLINKSHIEKLTKGKDNWSLSEVVHAIVILAHFHCLSTFVFGCGISAEIDSSDGHTFQKCASTSNNLSAENSCNSHKASDTEAGVELLMQKMKTISEQHEEASQEEKLKCFQKEQCQSAELITANENVPLSKSDILRYTDDPDFSYQDFTKREQESEIPTFSIQDYSWEVYGYSLLNRLYNDIGTILDEKFKITYDLTYYTMGFKNNVDTSTFRRAIWNYIQCMYGIRHDDYDYREVNELLEKPLKAYIKTLSCYPERTTKSDYDSVMKEFKHSEKVHVNLMMLEARMQAELLYALRAIMRYMT; this is encoded by the exons aCCCATGATCTTTTTGTTGATGCATTTCTGCATAACAATAGACTTGATCACATTACTCAGTTAATGGGTTTTCATCCACAATATCTGGATCCTTTTCTTCGGACTCAGAACTACATCCTGAAGGGTGATGGACCTTTACCCTATGATTACAGAAACTACATTGCTATAATG gctTCAGCCAGACATCGCTGCACACATTTGGTGAGGTTACAGAAACAAGAATTTTTACTGCAAGGTGGAAGTAAAAGCTGGTTAAATGGTCTGGATTGGGTGCCACAAAAACTGCAGAATTTGAATGAGCTCAATAAGATTCTTGCCCATCAACCCTGGCTGATAAACAAGTCTCATATAGAG AAACTTACCAAAGGAAAGGATAACTGGTCATTATCAGAAGTTGTTCATGCCATTGTTATTCTTGCTCATTTCCACTGCCTGTCAACATTTGTTTTCGGATGTGGCATAAGTGCTGAGATCGATTCCAGTGATGGCCACACCTTTCAAAAATGTGCATCTACTTCCAACAACCTGTCAGCTGAAAATAGCTGTAACAGTCATAAG GCATCTGATACTGAAGCGGGTGTTGAACTACTGATGCAAAAAATGAAGACTATTTCAGAACAGCATGAAGAGGCATCTcaggaagaaaaattaaaatgttttcaaaaagaaCAGTGCCAAAGTGCAGAACTAATTACTGCCAATGAAAATGTTCCTCTTTCCAAGTCGGACATCTTAAGGTACACTGATGACCCAGATTTTAGTTATCAAGACTTCACTAAACGTGAACAAGAATCTGAAATACCAACATTCAGCATCCAG gACTATTCTTGGGAAGTTTATGGATACTCTCTACTTAACCGACTTTATAATGATATTGGCACGATACTGGATGAAAAGTTCAAGATCACTTATGACCTTACTTATTATAC AATGGGATTTAAAAACAATGTGGATACTTCAACATTTCGTCGTGCCATTTGGAATTACATCCAGTGCATGTACGGAATACGTCATGATGACTATGATTACAGGGAAGTGAATGAACTTTTAGAAAAACCATTGAAAGCTTACATCAAAACTCTTAGCTGCTACCCAGAGAGAACAACAAAAAGTGATTAtgacagtgttatgaaagaattTAAACACTCTGAAAAG gTTCATGTGAATCTTATGATGTTAGAAGCTCGAATGCAAGCAGAGCTACTCTATGCATTACGTGCTATCATGAGATATATGACTTGA